gtccctaaaatttaacgtaattaacacttttatccctctattttggcgacccaacacttaagtccctcactttctcttccgtccaaattcgtcgTCCTTCCGTCCATGTAaatcgtttggtcaaagagttaaaggtgagaggtgataattttttccaaaaataccattatctcaatgtgaaatccctattttttttttctctttcatgttttctccagttgcagaaagaagaagttgcagaaagggtaagaagaagaagaagaagaataagaagaagaagaagaagttgcagaaagggtaggaagaagaagaagaagaaaaagttgcaaaaagggtaggaagaagaagaagaagaagaagaagaagaagaagaagaagaagaaaaagaagaagaaagaagaagaagaagaagaagaagttgcagaaagagtaggaagaagaagaagaagaagaagaagttgagagttaattttgtcaattcacgtgtcccaaacggctattttggatggAAGAACTACGAATTtagacagaaaagaaagtgagtgacttaagtgttgggtcaccAAAATAgaaggacagaagtgttaattacgttaaatctcagggactaaaaagtaattttttctatttttttatttgtaaaatgatATGGTTTTTTTGAATGGAATGATAtgtttatttatctttaatatatataattaaaattatttatatatttttacaaaatttatatataaggcataattataaaaaaatatttaaatttaaatacttttatacaaaatttaattattttacttaataatatatataaacataacttaataaatgttgaaagtttattttaaatgatcaataatttaactatttattatttattttaatagatattatatgcacatttaattattttttttttaataacttgTTGAATCACTAATTGAATATGTGATCATTTGACTCGTTCTTTAGACTAGTCTTCCATATGGGTGTGTGAATTTATAAGTAACTTTtgtcaaaattatttattaagttTGTAAGTattcgataaaaaaaaatagtaaattatttttttctatttttaaaataaaaaaatattattttttctatgtcaatttgatataatatgataaattttttttttaaaaaagctgGTATATATATGTGATGTGATGTGATATGAATTTTGGATTGGATTAAGTTTCTTTTAATAGCCTATTTTATAGGTAATTTTTCGGATTtacattgaattaaaattttttcaatttactttcaaatttttatattgtaaaataagtatttaaatattaaattttatttttttcataaaaaatattttttaaaaaattacttttttaagtATTTGAATGCTAATGAAAATtagttaaaagaaaatattttaatagttgaaaaagttaaattattctaaaagaaataattttattttaaagaaaaaggtaattttatatattttaaaaattttattaagatatttatatataaatatattaatatatttttaaaaattattttataaattaaataaataattgtaaacattgattataattataataaatttaaaaattaaaattttgtgatttaaaattaaaaattttggttatactCATAACGTTTTTACATCTAATAAGtctaaaaaaaaagattttttttttttaaaaaaggttGTTTCTTGTTATACTAACAGTATCTCcattttataagttaaaaagtTGCAAAAAAGCTATCTAGAAATTTCTATTCAAAGCTAATGCTTCCTGTATATCAACagctaaaaaaatttatttacaaaaatgTCCTTAAATAATGCCATTGTCAACAAGTTTGTCACTGTGTTTTTCTAAaacttattataatttttgtgctttttaattttattaaattttttacctccatccatttatttattaatacagggagaaaatactaaaataatcttataaactatttatttaaaatgaataggCTAAAGTATTAAAAAGTTACAAATATAAGGATTAGATAATCAGgtatgagcagtattcggttcaaatcgaaaaaattgatcgaattgaattaatttaaaattttaatttaattttttatttattttggtttgatttttaattttaaaaatttcagttattttgattcgattcaattttaataaaaaaatcaaaaaattaaatcaaaccgatcaatgataatatattattttcaataatattcggagattagattatattaagattaaaatattacaattaaattttaaaatattaaaagtaaagtataaaaaataaaaaatttattaaaaatttaaattaatcaaattaaattgaatcaaatcaaattaaatcgattccgttcgattcgatttctgactaaaatcaattcgatttaattttcataaatattaaaattttaattttcaatttatttaattcggtttgattttagaATTGAATGTTGAATCttataaatagttaaataaaataaaatatggtaaaatttagagataaatttattagtaatgataatatttaagaatgtctttttttttttttctttttataataattgGTAATGGTCTTCAAGAATGGATTAATGCACGACTTCTGCCAACTACCACGttcttaatttctttatatccCACATCCTTCCACTACCATAATattatacttaaaaaaataaaaaattattatttattttctatatcataataaaaataattaattaattaatttatattttttaaaagttataattatttaatatagttttaaaaatacaaatttaaCCCAGTTAGTTTGAATATATTACAGGAACTACATTAGCAACTATGTCTGCAGAAGTTGATAAGAGACtgtttgttaaaattttttaagagaTAATTTATGAATTCCCTGTCAACTCCAATATCCTttgtttgattgattttgagcCATTACCCAATAATTAAAACCCTATTTACAACTATATTTAGCCAATCTTTATTACTTCAGCAAGAACTTTCTCAAAAGAATTAACCCaagtgtaaataaataaaataaaaagaataacacACCTTAAAAGTCGAGAAAGGAATATCTcaactaaaaaagaaaaagcaaaaaaatgaaaaaatgaaaAGTTTCCTTAAAACTTATTATTTCCAAGCCAAGGGGGTCCATGACCACATGACATGAGGGCTACACAGTTAGGTCACCACATCATATCAATTTAAGTATTACTATTTCTTCATCATGATGTTCGAATGCTTGATTATTTAATGTCattgagagtttttttttttttttttttttctttgagagATTTCTTTTCCACCAAAATCAAATCAGCTGTTGCTTTTTCATAAGAAAATGGTTGCAGTGTTCAACAAAGAGCTCCTCAGTTGGTACCTTATAACGCTAAAACTCAGGGAAACGGTGGAATCTGCAATCCCAAAATCGCCTGCTGGTGGTACCCAGTTGCTTGAATTTCCAGAAAAGCATCAGCAGGAGCTGCAAAAGCAACAGACAGCACCATCAGATTCACTGCAGATTGTTATCAAAGAAGATGGTGAAAATTGCGAAGATGAAACAAAGTCACCTGATCCTGAATGGGTGATAATCATCAAAGAAAAACTTGAACAAGCTCGACAAGATGATGCAGCAGGTTCTTGGGAAAAGTTGTGCATCTACAGAGTCCCCCACTACCTCCGAGAAGGAGATGACAAGGCTTACGTCCCTCAGATTGTTTCCTTGGGGCCTTACCACCATGGAAAGAGACGCCTACGCCAAATGGATCGCCATAAATGGCGTGCTCTTCACCATATACTCAAGCGTACTGATAAGGATATACAACAGTTTCTTGATTCTATTACAGAACTTGAAGAGAAAGCTCGTTCATGTTACGAGGGCTCCATCGGTCTTAGCAGCAGTGAATTTGTTGAAATGATGGTTCTTGATGGTTGTTTTGTGCTCGAACTCTTCAGAGGTGCTGCTGAAGGATTCAAGCAACTTGGGTATTCTAGAAATGATCCCGTTTTCGCAATGCGTGGCTCGATGCATTCTATTCAGAGAGATATGATAATGCTAGAGAATCAGATTCCATTGTTTATTCTTGATCGGTTACTGGGACTTCAGTTTGATGATCCTGATCAGAAAGGACTTGTAGCTAAACTTGCTCTCGGATTCTTTGATCCACTAATGCCAACAGATGAGCCACTAACAAAAACTGAGAAGAACAAATTGGAGTCTTCTCTAGGATATGCAACTGCTTTTGACCCATTAGCAGATCAAGGAGAAGTTCATTGTCTCGACGTTTTCCGACGAAGTCTCCTGCGAACAGGGCCTAAACCCATTCCCAGAATTTGGATAAAGAGAAAGCCAAGTGCCAATCGAGTTGCTGACAAGAGAAGAACACAACTGATCCATTGTGTGACAGAACTGAGAGAGGCAGGCATCAAGTTCAAGAAAAGGAGGACTGATAGATTCTGGGACATAAAATTCAAGAATGGTGTTCTCAGGATTCCTCGTCTCTTAATCCACGACGGAACAAAATCACTCTTCCTCAATCTGATAGCATTTGAGCAGTGCCATTTGGATTGCAGCAACGACATAACCTCGTATGTCGTTTTCATGGATAATCTAATCAACTCACCCGAGGACGTGGCGTATCTTCATTATTGTGGGATAATGGAGCATTGGCTTGGAAGCGATGCAGAAGTTGCAGACCTATTCAACAGGCTCTGTCAAGAGGTGGTTTTCGATATAAATAATAGTTATCTTTCGAGGTTGTCTCAGGATGTAAACCATTATTACAATCACAGATGGAATACTTGGCGTGCCAGTTTGAAACATAACTATTTTGGGAATCCATGGGCAATAATCTCATTAGTTGCTGCTGTTGTGCTGCTTTTACTTACTTTCACACAGACATTCTATGGAGTTTACGCTTACTACAGGCCAGGTTCTTGACTGGCtctcttcttcatctttttgaCTTTGGAGACAAATGACTTGCATACCATACActgaatttccttttttttttttttaaagaaactgTTTAGTCTACAAGCAAAGTTTACTGGATTTTCATTTTATACAAACATAGTCATTTGGAAGACTATTGATCTATTGATCAATTATAATGAATGTATGtgctcaaaatttttttttgtgttttatACCCGATTCTTTGGCATCGAAAGCAACAGATGACCCTAGTGTCATCGTAAGCAAGCCTTGTGATGACCGCTGGACCTCCTCTACTTTAGAAAAGGCTGGCTCTAAAAAATAACGCTGACTCAAAACCTATGAAACCTCACTTTAGTTGACTGGTCCAACAACACAAATCTTGATTCGGACACGTGGGGCGGGTTGGGTCGATCGTGAGTTGGACCAGTGATGTGATGCGAGAGAGAATAGCTGCCCCAGTAACTTCGCAGCCCTACCTGCATGCAcaccaaaaaaattaaatagtcgcCTGGCGTGAAGAGAGATTCTAACACGTCCGTACTTACGGATATGAGGTTGTAACAGAGACGTTAGACGTGACTAgcagataaaaagaaaaaaagataaaaggaGAGGAAATTACACTCATAAATTCTATTTTACGGAAACATCACCTTGAAATAAGGATCCAGAAAAGTTATATACAGGATATCCATCTTCTCTATCATCAATATAATTTTTTCGAGCATAGTGCACTTTAGGACACTTGCgctctgatgatctgagatccataaaatagggttttacaagggttctgtaaaactggaaaaagctTGGACCTAGAGGAGaacatttctccttttatatgtttcctctcgtccgctagtgacgtgtaatagaatgtgtgtcattgggccacctattcctgctacgttgatacggacgtacgaggagATCAGATCTTtgtcccatgcgtaacggccctcGATTCTCCCGGACGCGCATGCGTGTGGTCCCACAAGGCGGATGGGCTGAATCCCTTCCTAGTTCCGAGCTAGGCTGGAAGATAAGGTTACAACTAGGCCCAGAAGGAATCTGTTGATTGGGCCAGAAGAGTTGGGCCGGCCTGTTTGAAGAAAAAGGCTGGAACCTGGTCTTTGAGTCGGGCGGGCTAGACCTGGTTCTTGGAGGAGGCTTAGAAGCTTTCAAATTATGGGCTGCTCTAATGGGCTTGGCCTTAGTCGGGGgcgaagaaatccagcggtcatcaattgcccctttaccttctcgttaGTTATTACCTCAACTgacgagggggtaaatcccaagAATCATTATAACCGCGCCTGTTTATGTACTGCTTTCCTCATAACACCCTTTCATCTTTTTATCACTTCGACTTTTGAATCCCCTCTGCCTCTTTCCACTTCGGGCCTTCCTCTGTTATTCGTGCATACTGCTATCTCCACTTTCCGTTCTTATTTTCAAGGTACGCTTTCCTTCTTTTCTcatgaatatcttttaaagATCCTGGTGCCGCTGGCCTAGAGTCTAGCATCCTCCTGCTCAACATAAAAGCCTCATTCTTAGGGTACATCTTGATATTACCCCCATTGCCACCTCCAGGACCCTCATCGGAATGAAAGGATCTTCCTTTCCGATCCGCGTACTTCTATCTTTAGAAGGATGTGAGCTTAGTCTTTCCTGTTAAACAGAAGGAGTATGGTTTATCTCTTCCCTTAACTTCTTCCTTTTACAGGGTTTTCTGGTATTTCGAGGTTGCTTCTCGAACGCTgactgataggcggttgtcgaagccgtaaaaaataaacctattaaacgatcaacaaataaatttgcagatagtggcaatagggtcgaaccacagggaattgacactaaagaccttcctaataatgaccaaggtaaagtaaataacaaataaataaaagaggggggtttttgagttgatgattaaaattaaatagcaaaagaaagcagtaatttaaagatgaataaatcaataagagaaaggcttctagttgaagtatgagtctaattcagtttgttcagaaattggtcattgattatttgaagaCTCctttttgatttcaataaattagttttggttgtggaagacgcttctcacaatccaaattcctccttagatctagtttgattaggaaacgttcgctaatcaaacactaatcaacaagttgtcaaggaacgtccttggggcattgtagcatcgaacaactgttgattgcattaagacttagagaaacccaattctatccttgccaaccgcgtggtcaagtttagattatgcaacctgattgaatgtgtatttgaacaatccaagcaattacggacctaaaccattcaaacaatattactcaagcaatttaaaagcaatgggcccttattgattctaaaagcaaagtaatacttgtagaaaagatcagattgcataaatattgaaacaaataagagttcaacaatggagtattaaacctcccaattcataacaaatctgaatattctcaacttcaactagaaaataatgaatttagccactcatggtgactaaaatacacaaaagagatgaaaagaacgaaaagaaagaacagctgaagagtttctggcgagggagaAGGTGCTGAGTTCCTGATCAGAAGATAGTCCTCTTGCTGGTTTTGAGActccccttttatagctgaagaattgtctagggttttgaaatccctttttgatttgatgttggactcctcttttgatgttgaatttgattgcaattggatttccttggatgagaagttctttcgtggctcttggattagtgttggaagtgattggattagacttggacttctgaaaattcggatttctgtttgctgtccattttcccgctctgctgtaattttctgctgtcaaagtgatttgcccggcaatttgaccagtttcttcaagtgattgggcaaatcactgggcaaatcgcttctctgtgagtcagtcctctatgcctTTGCGAGTgctttggccagtgatcttcgattgttttggtcaaatcacctgcccatatcactgctgtctgttgcttctgggtatttgctttagcttgatctgggcagtgattggagcagatttttgggcaaat
This genomic interval from Manihot esculenta cultivar AM560-2 chromosome 12, M.esculenta_v8, whole genome shotgun sequence contains the following:
- the LOC110628753 gene encoding UPF0481 protein At3g47200; amino-acid sequence: MVAVFNKELLSWYLITLKLRETVESAIPKSPAGGTQLLEFPEKHQQELQKQQTAPSDSLQIVIKEDGENCEDETKSPDPEWVIIIKEKLEQARQDDAAGSWEKLCIYRVPHYLREGDDKAYVPQIVSLGPYHHGKRRLRQMDRHKWRALHHILKRTDKDIQQFLDSITELEEKARSCYEGSIGLSSSEFVEMMVLDGCFVLELFRGAAEGFKQLGYSRNDPVFAMRGSMHSIQRDMIMLENQIPLFILDRLLGLQFDDPDQKGLVAKLALGFFDPLMPTDEPLTKTEKNKLESSLGYATAFDPLADQGEVHCLDVFRRSLLRTGPKPIPRIWIKRKPSANRVADKRRTQLIHCVTELREAGIKFKKRRTDRFWDIKFKNGVLRIPRLLIHDGTKSLFLNLIAFEQCHLDCSNDITSYVVFMDNLINSPEDVAYLHYCGIMEHWLGSDAEVADLFNRLCQEVVFDINNSYLSRLSQDVNHYYNHRWNTWRASLKHNYFGNPWAIISLVAAVVLLLLTFTQTFYGVYAYYRPGS